TAGCGGATAATATCGAACTGGGTCTCAAGCTTTGCGATCTCGGACGCGAAATCGCCGCCCCGGGGCAGATCTGCTTCAGTCATCCCGGTCGTCATCGTATCCTGCATTCGCGCGTTCCATGGCATTCATCACGTATCAAATAGACCGAGCAGCCTGCCAATGCCAACAGATGATCCAAAATCCCTGCCGCCTCGACCCAAAAGTCTGTGTATTTCCCCTCGTGAGGGCCGATATGGCCACCAGCCTCGCGTACGACGCGTGCCGGCGATCAGTTGATCAACCCGGCGCGCACGGCCTTTGCAACGGTCTGAACGCGATTGACCGAATCCAGCTTGCGCGTTGCCCGGTTGAGGTAGTGGTTGACCGTATATTCGGACAGCGCCAGAATTTTCGCCATTTCGCTGGTGGTCTTGCCGGCCGCCGCCCAACGCAGACATTCGACCTCGCGGCGCGAAAGGCTTCCCGCACCGCGCTTGTCGCGATCGCGAACCTCCATGTATTTGCTGTAGAGCACGCCGGCCCAAAGATTGAGCTCCTGAAGCTCGTCATTGGAGACCACAGGACGGTCGCCGCCAAAGGCGATCGCGGCGCGGTGCCCGCTCGCATCGTGCACCGGCAGATAGAGGCCGCGCGGCATGTTCGCCTGCTCGAAGACGCAGACCGCCGCGTCGCCCTTGCCGTCGGCACGGCGGCGCGCGAGCTGGTGCGCGTCGTAGGTAAAGGGAATGGTGCTGCGCCGCAGCCGCTGGATCACCGGGCTGCCGTTGATCAGGCCGGCGCTGTCATAACCCTTGAGAAAGGCAGCCGGGTAGTTCGTCATCAGTGCGCTGACCGACAGGCTGTTGCTCTCCGTCTCCGGAATGGCCAGCACCAGGAAACCACGGAAACCGTAGGAATCCGCGACCTGGGCGATCACGCGCCTGATATCATCCTCACAACAAATCGGCCCACGGATGGTTCGCCCATCAGGAAGCGCCAACGCCGACAAATTCGCGCTGAAATCGATCATCTTCCGCCCTTCTCCACATCCGGTTCCATGCGGGAACCGGCCGCTGACGCCGCATGAAGATCACGTCAAAAATTTATACCAATACCAAAAACGAACCAGACTAAGACCATCCACGAACCTGAGTCTGATATATTAAAGCTATCGAGCGAGACGCGCCACGTCCAGTCGATGTTTCTAATTTACCGTAAAGTGAATTCAAGGTCCACCACGGCCGGGCCCGAGGCGGATCGCCGCGTCCTCGCCAACCGCTCGCGCCGCGGCCCGAACCGCAGCCGCCCAGGCCGACAATTGCTCCATGGTGACCCTGTAGGCGGGGCCCGTCACCGACAGGCCGGCCGCAAGTTCGCTGCCGGGAATGAGGATGGGCGCGGCAACGCAGCGGATCTCCGTTTCATGCTCCTCGCGATCGAAAGCGTGTCCGTCGCGCCGGATTTCCTCGATCTCCGCCAGCAAGGTGGCGGCCGAGCGATGGGTGTGCGGCGTGAAAGCGTGAAATTCGGTTCGAGCCAGAATGCCTTCCAACGCCGGCTGCCCAAGCAGGGACAGCGCCGCCTTGCCGATGCCGGTGCAATAGGCCGGCGAGGCCTTGCCGATCTGCGAACTCATGCGCACCGTCTGGCGGCTCTCGACCTTGTCGACATAGACGATCTCGGTCTCGCGCAGGATGCCGAGATGCACGGTCTCGCCCGTCAACTCGTGCAGGCGCTGCAGGTGCGGTTCGGCAACATCGCGGAAGCGATTGGCAGACCATGAGCGATAGGCAAGCGTCAGCAGCCGAAGGCCAGGCTCATAGGAAAGGTCGCGACGCTGGATCAGCAGCCCTTCTTCGACGAGGTGACTGAGCAGCCGATGCAACGTGCCACGCGGCTGGCCGGATCGAGCGAGAATATCGGTGAAGCGCTGCGGGCCGTCGGAGGTGACCACCGCTTCCAGCACGGCGATCGCCTTGCCGAGCGTGCCCGTGCCAGCCTCCGCACGCCCCTCGTCCCCGCCGCCTGCCTCTTTGCTCGTCATCGTCGCTCGCTTGTGTCCGATTGCCGTCGCGCGATCGGCGCGCGACCTTGACAAGGTAGACGCTTCAACGCGATAATTCCATATAATAAAATCAAGTTCCAAATAATGGAACAATAATCTTGCCACAAAACTGATCGGGGATACAGGAATATGCCGGTGCCGAGGGCACAGTTTCATGATCTCAAGGACCGCGCGGTGCTGATCACCGGTGGCGGTTCCGGCATTGGCGCAGCGCTTGTCGAGGGTTTCGTCGACCAGGGCGCACGGGTGGCCTTCATCGACATCGACGAACGGGCAAGTCTCGACCTCGTCGAAAGGCTCGCCGCCAGGGCCGGCAAGGCACCACTCTATATTCCCGCCGACTTGCGCGACATCGACGCGGTAAAGAAGGCCGCGCAGACGGCGGCGACCGCGCTCGGCGCGATCCATGTGCTCGTCAACAACGCCGCGCGTGACGATCGCGAGCCACTGGAAAGCGTAACCGAAGAGAGCTGGGACGAGAGCCAGGCGGTCAACCTCAGGCATCTCTTCTTCATGAGCCAGGCGGTTGCGCCGCATATGCGCGAAGCCGGCGGCGGGTCGATCGTCAATTTCTCGTCGATCGCCTATCTGCTCAACATGGCCGAAATCCCGGCCTATGCGACGGCGAAAGCCGCAATCGTCGGCCTGACCAAATCGCTCGCCGGAAAGCTCGGCCCCGACAATATCCGCGTCAACGCGATCCTGCCCGGCATGATCGTCACGGAGCGACAGAAGCGGCTGTGGCTGAGCGACGCGGCGATCGCCGGTATGCAGGAACGGCAGTGCCTGAAGCGAAGCCTCACCGCCGACGATCTCGTCGGCCCTTGCCTATTTCTCGCGTCGGCGTGTTCCTCGGGCATGACCGCGCAAACAATGATCATCGATGGAGGCGCACTGTGATGACGGCAGCCTATTATGCCGCGGTCGACTGGGGAACGACGAGTTTCCGGCTGTGGATCATCGGCGAAGACGGCACGGTACTCGCCGAACGCCGAAGCGGCGAAGGCATGACCACCGCCAACAAGACCGGGTTCCATGCGATCCTCGAAAAACACCTGGCCGCCGTCGATGCGCCAGGCCACCTGCCGGCGATCATCTGCGGCATGGCCGGCGCCAAGCAGGGCTGGGTCGAAGCCGGCTATCTCGATACGCCGGCCGCTCTCGCCGATATCGCCTCCCATGCCGTGGCGGTGCCGGATCTCGATCGCGACATCCGCATCCTGCCGGGCCTCGCGCAACGCGACCGGCGGCACCCGGACGTGATGCGCGGCGAGGAGACGCAATTGCTCGGCGCGGCCGGCGATCTCGGTCGCGGTCGGCATCTC
The nucleotide sequence above comes from Ensifer sp. PDNC004. Encoded proteins:
- a CDS encoding LuxR family transcriptional regulator; translated protein: MIDFSANLSALALPDGRTIRGPICCEDDIRRVIAQVADSYGFRGFLVLAIPETESNSLSVSALMTNYPAAFLKGYDSAGLINGSPVIQRLRRSTIPFTYDAHQLARRRADGKGDAAVCVFEQANMPRGLYLPVHDASGHRAAIAFGGDRPVVSNDELQELNLWAGVLYSKYMEVRDRDKRGAGSLSRREVECLRWAAAGKTTSEMAKILALSEYTVNHYLNRATRKLDSVNRVQTVAKAVRAGLIN
- a CDS encoding SDR family NAD(P)-dependent oxidoreductase, encoding MPVPRAQFHDLKDRAVLITGGGSGIGAALVEGFVDQGARVAFIDIDERASLDLVERLAARAGKAPLYIPADLRDIDAVKKAAQTAATALGAIHVLVNNAARDDREPLESVTEESWDESQAVNLRHLFFMSQAVAPHMREAGGGSIVNFSSIAYLLNMAEIPAYATAKAAIVGLTKSLAGKLGPDNIRVNAILPGMIVTERQKRLWLSDAAIAGMQERQCLKRSLTADDLVGPCLFLASACSSGMTAQTMIIDGGAL
- a CDS encoding IclR family transcriptional regulator, producing MTSKEAGGGDEGRAEAGTGTLGKAIAVLEAVVTSDGPQRFTDILARSGQPRGTLHRLLSHLVEEGLLIQRRDLSYEPGLRLLTLAYRSWSANRFRDVAEPHLQRLHELTGETVHLGILRETEIVYVDKVESRQTVRMSSQIGKASPAYCTGIGKAALSLLGQPALEGILARTEFHAFTPHTHRSAATLLAEIEEIRRDGHAFDREEHETEIRCVAAPILIPGSELAAGLSVTGPAYRVTMEQLSAWAAAVRAAARAVGEDAAIRLGPGRGGP